From a single Planococcus shenhongbingii genomic region:
- a CDS encoding YndM family protein, translated as MNHVKALVMKFVMIAAVLLIILTLMFNVPFADTLWISLVLTLVAYVMGDLMIFRKAGNRSDQTKRNAIATVSDIVVAFLVIWLMADALVGNNIEIITPAIISALVIGGGEWFFHKYLDRSVFTEKHDNTRPAAR; from the coding sequence ATGAATCACGTGAAAGCATTGGTTATGAAGTTCGTCATGATTGCAGCAGTCTTACTAATTATTCTTACTTTGATGTTTAATGTGCCTTTTGCTGATACGTTATGGATTAGTCTAGTGTTGACATTAGTCGCATATGTGATGGGCGATTTAATGATTTTCCGTAAAGCCGGAAATCGCTCAGATCAAACTAAACGAAATGCAATTGCTACCGTATCGGATATTGTGGTTGCGTTTTTGGTTATTTGGCTGATGGCAGATGCACTTGTTGGCAATAATATAGAAATTATTACGCCAGCAATCATTTCCGCTCTGGTAATCGGCGGCGGGGAATGGTTCTTCCACAAATACCTCGACCGCAGTGTCTTCACTGAAAAACACGACAACACGAGACCAGCAGCACGATAG